The following proteins come from a genomic window of Micromonospora echinofusca:
- a CDS encoding MBL fold metallo-hydrolase has translation MPLSRILGSITVTALTDGEGPFFQPRAEAFPDATAEQWRAADRRDPGTVTADGRWWLPFRGFAIRAGDGPVTLVDAGIGPAGSPAASWAPVPGRLPAELAAAGIDPADVRAVVLTHLHSDHVGWAVTGSPGTPYFPNADYLLQRAELAAVGQLDPGLSAGLVAPLRAAGQLRVVDGEERLDPGVRLLPTPGHTPGHQSVLLEVGDERLLLTGDLLVHAVQLVDPELAYAHEEDQATARASRVGLLRDLAARGPTVLATPHLGEAFVTL, from the coding sequence ATGCCGCTGAGCCGCATCCTCGGGTCTATCACGGTCACCGCGCTCACCGACGGCGAGGGGCCGTTCTTCCAGCCTCGCGCCGAGGCGTTCCCGGACGCCACGGCGGAGCAGTGGCGCGCCGCCGACCGGCGGGACCCGGGCACGGTGACCGCCGACGGCCGCTGGTGGTTGCCGTTCCGCGGCTTCGCGATCCGCGCCGGGGACGGCCCGGTGACCCTGGTCGACGCGGGGATCGGCCCGGCGGGCTCCCCCGCCGCGAGCTGGGCGCCGGTGCCCGGCCGGCTGCCGGCCGAACTCGCCGCCGCCGGCATCGACCCGGCCGACGTGCGCGCGGTGGTGCTCACCCACCTGCACAGCGACCACGTCGGCTGGGCGGTCACCGGCTCACCGGGCACGCCGTACTTCCCCAACGCCGACTACCTGCTCCAGCGGGCCGAGCTGGCCGCCGTGGGGCAGCTCGACCCGGGGCTGTCGGCCGGCCTGGTCGCGCCGTTGCGCGCCGCCGGCCAGCTCCGGGTGGTCGACGGCGAGGAGAGGCTCGATCCGGGCGTACGGCTGCTGCCGACGCCGGGGCACACGCCCGGGCACCAGTCGGTACTGCTGGAGGTCGGCGACGAGCGGCTGCTGCTCACCGGCGACCTGCTGGTGCACGCCGTGCAACTGGTCGACCCCGAGCTGGCGTACGCCCACGAGGAGGACCAGGCCACGGCGCGTGCCTCGCGGGTGGGCCTGCTGCGCGACCTGGCCGCGCGCGGCCCCACGGTCCTCGCGACCCCGCACCTGGGCGAGGCGTTCGTCACGCTGTAG
- the mdh gene encoding malate dehydrogenase — MGKKVTVVGAGFYGSTTAQRLAEYDVFDTVVITDIVEGKPAGLALDLNQSRAIEGFETKVVGATTGPNGEGYEAIEGSDVVVITAGLPRKPGMSRMDLLETNAKIVRQVSENVAKYAPNAVVIVVSNPLDEMTALAQLATQFPKNRVLGQAGMLDTARFTNFVAEALGVPVKSVKTLTLGSHGDTMVPVPSQSTVDGKPLREAMPAEQIEELVVKTRNGGAEVVALLKTGSAYYAPSAAAARMAKAVAEDSGEVMPVCAWVDGEYGISGVYLGVEAAIGAEGVKRVVETDLDADELASLKEAAEAVRAKQGDVASM, encoded by the coding sequence ATGGGTAAGAAGGTCACTGTCGTCGGGGCCGGCTTCTACGGCTCCACCACCGCGCAGCGCCTGGCCGAGTACGACGTCTTCGACACCGTCGTGATCACCGACATCGTGGAGGGCAAGCCCGCGGGTCTCGCCCTGGACCTCAACCAGTCGCGTGCCATCGAGGGCTTCGAGACCAAGGTGGTCGGCGCGACCACCGGCCCGAACGGCGAGGGCTACGAGGCCATCGAGGGCTCGGACGTCGTGGTGATCACCGCCGGCCTGCCGCGCAAGCCGGGCATGAGCCGGATGGACCTGCTGGAGACGAACGCCAAGATCGTCCGCCAGGTCTCCGAGAACGTCGCCAAGTACGCCCCGAACGCCGTCGTGATCGTGGTGTCCAACCCGCTGGACGAGATGACCGCGCTGGCCCAGCTCGCCACCCAGTTCCCGAAGAACCGGGTGCTCGGCCAGGCCGGCATGCTGGACACCGCCCGGTTCACCAACTTCGTGGCCGAGGCGCTGGGCGTACCGGTGAAGTCGGTCAAGACGCTGACCCTCGGCTCACACGGCGACACGATGGTGCCGGTGCCGTCGCAGAGCACGGTCGACGGCAAGCCGCTGCGTGAGGCCATGCCGGCCGAGCAGATCGAGGAGCTGGTCGTCAAGACCCGCAACGGCGGCGCCGAGGTGGTCGCGCTGCTCAAGACCGGCTCGGCCTACTACGCGCCGTCGGCCGCCGCCGCGCGGATGGCCAAGGCCGTCGCGGAGGACTCCGGCGAGGTCATGCCGGTCTGCGCCTGGGTCGACGGCGAGTACGGCATCTCCGGCGTCTACCTGGGTGTCGAGGCCGCCATCGGCGCCGAGGGCGTCAAGCGGGTCGTCGAGACCGACCTGGACGCCGACGAGCTGGCCAGCCTGAAGGAGGCCGCCGAGGCGGTCCGCGCCAAGCAGGGCGACGTCGCCAGCATGTGA
- a CDS encoding ABC transporter permease — protein sequence MFRFILRRLLQMVLAFFGTTLIVYALMFAGQGDPIQALAGERPVTAAQRAYLTEKFHLDRTGVGGFFYRYFDYLKNLLQGDLGQSLTGRSIGDILAAAWPVTVKLALIAMAVTILFGVTAGVLAGIRRASIFDNSTLLLTLLVLGIPTIVLAPLAQYLLGVKWQLFPPTAGADPDLYALLLPGIVLGSLSLATALRLTRTSVAENLRADYVRTARSKGLVKRRIVSVHVLRNSLIPVVTFLGVELGNLMSGAIITEGVFNIPGVGFNLFRGIRTEDGPLVVGIVSVLVVVYLVSNLVVDVLYAVLDPRIRYE from the coding sequence ATGTTCCGCTTCATCCTGCGGCGTCTGCTCCAGATGGTCCTCGCGTTCTTCGGGACCACGCTGATCGTCTACGCGCTGATGTTCGCCGGCCAGGGCGATCCCATCCAGGCGCTCGCCGGCGAGCGCCCGGTCACGGCGGCGCAGCGGGCATACCTGACGGAGAAGTTCCACCTCGACCGCACCGGGGTCGGCGGCTTCTTCTACCGCTACTTCGACTACCTCAAGAACCTGCTCCAGGGTGACCTCGGGCAGTCCCTCACCGGACGCTCGATCGGCGACATCCTGGCCGCCGCCTGGCCGGTCACGGTCAAGCTGGCGCTGATCGCCATGGCGGTCACCATCCTCTTCGGGGTCACCGCCGGCGTCCTCGCCGGCATCCGGCGGGCCAGCATCTTCGACAACTCGACCCTGCTGCTGACCCTGCTGGTGCTCGGCATCCCCACGATCGTGCTCGCCCCGCTGGCGCAGTACCTCCTCGGCGTGAAGTGGCAGCTCTTCCCGCCCACCGCCGGCGCCGACCCGGACCTGTACGCGCTGCTGCTGCCGGGCATCGTGCTCGGCTCGCTCTCGCTGGCCACCGCGCTGCGGCTGACCCGAACCTCGGTGGCCGAGAACCTGCGCGCCGACTACGTCCGCACCGCCCGGTCGAAGGGGCTCGTGAAGCGGCGGATCGTCAGCGTCCACGTGCTGCGCAACTCGCTCATCCCGGTGGTCACCTTCCTCGGCGTCGAGCTGGGAAACCTGATGAGCGGCGCGATCATCACCGAGGGCGTGTTCAACATCCCCGGGGTCGGCTTCAACCTCTTCCGCGGCATCCGCACCGAGGACGGCCCGCTGGTGGTCGGCATCGTCAGCGTGCTCGTCGTGGTCTACCTCGTCTCCAACCTGGTGGTGGACGTCCTGTACGCCGTACTCGACCCGAGGATCCGCTATGAGTGA
- a CDS encoding peptide ABC transporter substrate-binding protein, whose product MRVRRLAAWTALPLAVTLGLVACGSGGDGGSGESNPDAAVRIEIAEPQHLVPTNTNETSGSQVLAALFSPLVDYDEANKPYEVAAESVTSEDNTTWTVKLKDGYTFHNGEKVTADNYLDAWNYGAYAPNGQNSSYFFEKIAGYEDLQGETPKAKTLTGLKKVDDLTFTVTLSQPYSEFRTMLGYTAFYPMPKAAFSAPGVLAEAYEQAPVGQGPFKMKGTWQHDAKVEVEKYDAFPGEKPKVAGVEFRIYQQPTAAYADVLSDNLDVIKTIPTENLSTAGTDLGDRFKQSSASSLQVLAFPTFQEEFSNPDVRKAISMAIDRDEITKSIFKDSQQPARSFVSPVVAGYRDNTIGEAGEFDAAKAKALYQAAGGPARIELSYNGDGGHKDWIDATCNQLKTNLGVDCVGTAEPKFADLLTKVKAKQPVGLFRMGWVMDYPSMENYLGPLYSSNGSSNYYGYANPEFDKLLAEGASAANEDEAIKKYQAAEDLLAEDLPVIPLRYGQNNFGHSTKVTNVEMDLFDRIDLLKIEAVK is encoded by the coding sequence ATGCGTGTTCGTAGGCTCGCTGCCTGGACCGCCCTCCCGCTCGCGGTGACCCTGGGCCTGGTGGCCTGCGGCTCGGGCGGCGACGGTGGATCCGGCGAGAGCAACCCCGACGCGGCCGTGCGGATCGAGATCGCCGAGCCGCAGCACCTGGTGCCGACCAACACCAACGAGACGAGCGGCTCGCAGGTGCTCGCCGCCCTGTTCAGCCCGCTGGTCGACTACGACGAGGCCAACAAGCCCTACGAGGTGGCGGCCGAGTCAGTGACGTCCGAGGACAACACGACCTGGACGGTCAAGCTCAAGGACGGCTACACCTTCCACAACGGCGAGAAGGTCACCGCCGACAACTACCTCGACGCCTGGAACTACGGCGCGTACGCCCCCAACGGGCAGAACTCCAGCTACTTCTTCGAGAAGATCGCCGGCTACGAGGACCTGCAGGGCGAGACCCCCAAGGCCAAGACGCTCACCGGTCTGAAGAAGGTCGACGACCTGACCTTCACCGTCACGCTGTCCCAGCCGTACAGCGAGTTCCGGACCATGCTCGGCTACACCGCCTTCTACCCGATGCCGAAGGCCGCGTTCTCCGCGCCCGGCGTGCTGGCCGAGGCGTACGAGCAGGCGCCGGTCGGTCAGGGCCCGTTCAAGATGAAGGGCACCTGGCAGCACGACGCCAAGGTCGAGGTCGAGAAGTACGACGCCTTCCCCGGCGAGAAGCCGAAGGTGGCCGGCGTCGAGTTCCGGATCTACCAGCAGCCGACCGCCGCGTACGCGGACGTGCTCTCGGACAACCTGGACGTCATCAAGACCATCCCGACCGAGAACCTCTCGACGGCCGGCACCGACCTCGGTGACCGGTTCAAGCAGAGCTCCGCGTCGTCGCTCCAGGTGCTGGCCTTCCCGACGTTCCAGGAGGAGTTCAGCAACCCGGACGTGCGCAAGGCCATCTCCATGGCGATCGACCGGGACGAGATCACCAAGTCGATCTTCAAGGACTCGCAGCAGCCGGCCCGCTCGTTCGTCTCGCCGGTCGTCGCGGGCTACCGCGACAACACCATCGGCGAGGCCGGCGAGTTCGACGCGGCCAAGGCCAAGGCCCTGTACCAGGCCGCGGGCGGCCCGGCGAGGATCGAGCTGTCCTACAACGGCGACGGCGGCCACAAGGACTGGATCGACGCGACCTGCAACCAGCTCAAGACCAACCTGGGCGTGGACTGCGTGGGCACCGCCGAGCCGAAGTTCGCGGACCTGCTGACCAAGGTCAAGGCCAAGCAGCCGGTCGGCCTGTTCCGGATGGGCTGGGTCATGGACTACCCGTCCATGGAGAACTACCTGGGCCCGCTGTACAGCAGCAACGGCTCGTCGAACTACTACGGCTACGCCAACCCGGAGTTCGACAAGCTGCTCGCCGAGGGCGCCAGCGCCGCGAACGAGGACGAGGCGATCAAGAAGTACCAGGCGGCGGAGGACCTGCTGGCGGAGGACCTGCCGGTGATCCCGCTGCGGTACGGCCAGAACAACTTCGGCCACTCGACCAAGGTCACCAACGTGGAGATGGATCTCTTCGACCGGATCGACCTGCTGAAGATCGAGGCCGTCAAGTAA
- a CDS encoding ABC transporter permease yields the protein MSDFETVAASENQAARRGPSGEPGAPNQVGVPQKPRSLAGDAWRDLRRKPIFWISLALVVLVAAMAAVPGLFTANDPRDCVLARQHAGPSGGAIFGYDFQGCDTYSRAVYGARASLLVGALSALLTGLIALAVGMLAGYFGRWVDAVLSRVIDIVLGIPLLLAAIVLLKRVNSDSSAVRIGAVIFVLSILGWTTAARVVRSSVITAKEQDYVAAARMLGAGDGRIMLRHILPNALAPAIVVLTIALGSFIAAEATLSFLGIGLKAPTISWGIDIDAGRVHMRESAIPLLVPSVFLALTVLAFIMLGDAIRDAFDPKLR from the coding sequence ATGAGTGACTTCGAGACCGTCGCCGCGAGCGAGAACCAGGCCGCGCGGCGGGGGCCGTCGGGTGAGCCCGGCGCGCCGAACCAGGTGGGCGTACCGCAGAAGCCCCGCAGCCTGGCCGGCGACGCCTGGCGCGACCTGCGCCGCAAGCCGATCTTCTGGATCAGCCTCGCCCTGGTGGTGCTGGTCGCCGCCATGGCCGCCGTGCCCGGCCTGTTCACCGCGAACGACCCGCGCGACTGCGTGCTGGCCCGCCAGCACGCCGGTCCGTCCGGCGGGGCGATCTTCGGGTACGACTTCCAGGGCTGCGACACGTACTCCCGGGCGGTGTACGGCGCCCGCGCGTCGCTGCTGGTCGGCGCGCTCTCCGCGCTGCTCACCGGCCTGATCGCGCTCGCCGTGGGGATGCTGGCCGGCTACTTCGGCCGCTGGGTCGACGCGGTGCTCTCCCGGGTGATCGACATCGTCCTCGGCATCCCGCTCCTGCTCGCCGCGATCGTGCTGCTCAAGCGGGTCAACAGCGACAGCTCGGCGGTCCGGATCGGTGCGGTGATCTTCGTGCTGTCGATCCTCGGCTGGACCACGGCCGCCCGCGTCGTCCGCTCCTCGGTGATCACGGCCAAGGAGCAGGACTACGTCGCGGCGGCACGGATGCTCGGTGCCGGCGACGGCCGGATCATGCTGCGGCACATCCTGCCGAACGCGCTCGCCCCGGCGATCGTGGTGCTGACCATCGCCCTCGGCTCCTTCATCGCCGCCGAGGCCACGCTCAGCTTCCTGGGCATCGGACTCAAGGCGCCGACCATCTCCTGGGGCATCGACATCGACGCCGGCCGGGTGCACATGCGCGAGTCGGCCATCCCGCTGCTGGTTCCCTCGGTCTTCCTGGCGCTGACCGTGCTGGCGTTCATCATGCTCGGCGACGCGATCCGCGACGCCTTCGACCCGAAGCTGCGCTGA
- a CDS encoding bifunctional methylenetetrahydrofolate dehydrogenase/methenyltetrahydrofolate cyclohydrolase, protein MTATLLDGKATAAEIKDELRTRVKALAERGITPGLGTVLVGADPGSQAYVNGKHRDCAEVGIASIRRELPADATQAQVDAVLDELNADPACHGYIVQLPLPGHLDTQRVLELIDPDKDADGLHPVNLGRLVLGYDGPLPCTPRGIVELLRRHDVALRGAKVAVVGRGNTVGRPLGLLLTRRSENATVTLCHTGTLDLASHTRAADIVIVAAGVPGLLTADMITPGAVVVDVGITRVIGPDGKGRYTGDVAAEAAEAAGKLVPMPGGVGPMTRAMLLTNVVERAERD, encoded by the coding sequence GTGACGGCGACGCTTCTGGACGGCAAGGCGACCGCGGCCGAGATCAAGGACGAGCTGCGGACACGGGTCAAGGCACTGGCGGAACGCGGTATCACCCCCGGGCTCGGCACGGTCCTGGTCGGTGCGGACCCCGGCTCCCAGGCGTACGTCAACGGCAAGCACCGCGACTGCGCCGAGGTGGGGATCGCCTCGATCCGCAGGGAGCTGCCGGCCGACGCGACCCAGGCGCAGGTCGACGCCGTGCTCGACGAGCTGAACGCCGACCCGGCGTGCCACGGCTACATCGTCCAGCTCCCGCTGCCGGGCCACCTCGACACCCAGCGGGTGCTGGAGCTGATCGACCCCGACAAGGACGCCGACGGCCTGCACCCGGTCAACCTCGGCCGGCTCGTGCTCGGCTACGACGGCCCGCTGCCCTGCACCCCGCGCGGCATCGTCGAGCTGCTCCGCCGCCACGACGTGGCGCTGCGCGGCGCCAAGGTCGCCGTGGTCGGTCGCGGCAACACCGTCGGCCGTCCGCTCGGTCTGCTGCTCACCCGGCGCAGCGAGAACGCCACCGTGACCCTCTGCCACACCGGCACCCTCGACCTGGCCTCGCACACCCGGGCCGCCGACATCGTCATCGTGGCCGCCGGCGTGCCCGGCCTGCTGACCGCCGACATGATCACGCCGGGCGCGGTGGTCGTCGACGTCGGCATCACCCGGGTGATCGGCCCCGACGGCAAGGGCCGCTACACCGGCGACGTCGCCGCCGAGGCGGCGGAGGCCGCAGGCAAGCTGGTACCCATGCCGGGCGGCGTCGGCCCGATGACCCGCGCCATGCTGCTGACCAACGTCGTGGAGCGGGCCGAACGCGACTGA